In the genome of Gadus morhua chromosome 14, gadMor3.0, whole genome shotgun sequence, one region contains:
- the secisbp2l gene encoding selenocysteine insertion sequence-binding protein 2-like isoform X3 — translation MDASDNKDVKLSAEVEPFIPQRKGVEGHLVRMSLPGESGGNNNNNISSSNNNNGGGGGGGGGGGGGVETTPIPSYLITCYPFVQENQPNRQHTAMYNGGELRWQQPNPSPGGPYLAYPIMPSPQPPVSNDYAYYQIMPAPCPPVMGFYQSFPGPYPGSVQAGVVNPVSAADVGERPHFGQAFGLTNQRGRALIRPPLLPKQQQQQQQQQQQLGACHPLRGRRPPTRSVAVQKEVCGAPGPNARARTVLLVDAAQQTGMPYHSNFPGEVAMRAGAEHGSPLLWKSRPKRRQGSNGGAEGYSEQGGGGGEVDVDSDSGYCSPKHNQTAAQHAAMGTPASTGVEAGVMTGSWVNVAPQAAQKPWGERNGPYHRGDQRKPPDQRGFPQDFHVGGYAGRLQHNLNANPADKRLLPGGAPGSQAAPEPLYFEDEDEFPELAPSGLAQRNAKADSNTGPTQTQAKIHKNLLDNLPENSPMNIVQTPIPITTSVPKRAKSQRKKALAAALATAQEYSEISMEQRKLQEALTKAAGKKSKTPVQLDLGDMLAALEKHQQAMKARQLTNTKPLSFTVGTTAPFHSSGPSGVPSKGHHHQQQAGPPSHNALDSTAPRVRRGKEREMPKVKRPTALKKIILKEREGKKGKPSVEPGTSGPEEQNPDEELHFTDDLTQEPASQEENGLSMPSDASLSPASQNSPYSITPVSQGSPASSGIGSPMASNAITKIHSRRFREYCNQVLNKEIDESVTMLLQELVRFQERVYQKDPTKAKSKRRLVMGLREVTKHMKLSKIKCVIISPNCEKIQAKGGLDEALYNVIAMAREQEIPFVFALGRKALGRCVNKLVPVSVVGIFNFSGAEALFNQLVSLTEEARKAYKDMVSALEQEQAEEALKNVKKVPHHMGHSRNPSAASAISFCSVISEPISEVNEKEYETNWRSMVETSDAQEPAEAEPSRLAPASTSNAAAASQKDHHSPAAAASSTTTTSSQVVTQVVTQASPAPQPRGSASTAGGGGGGEREEGRVDDRLELASQQSTETGSLDGSCREQLHSSITSTTSTLVPGMLEEEDEEEEEEEDYTPEPISVEVPPLSSRIESWVSKTLENLQLGKDQDSTDDEDEDEEETAGQSEEEIESADLPDERAEGEEQAETKKKAG, via the exons ATGGATGCAAGTGACAACAAG GATGTAAAACTATCGGCAGAAGTGGAACCGTTCATCCCACAGAGGAAAGGTGTGGAAGGGCACTTGGTCAGAATGAGTCTCCCTGGAGAGTCTgggggcaacaacaacaacaacatcagcagcagcaacaacaacaacggcggtggtggtggaggcggaggcggaggaggaggaggagtcgagACAACCCCCATCCCCAGCTACCTCATCACCTGTTACCCCTTCGTCCAGGAGAACCAGCCCAACAG GCAGCACACGGCGATGTACAACGGAGGAGAGCTGCGCTGGCAGCAGCCCAACCCCAGCCCCGGTGGGCCGTACCTGGCCTACCCCATCATGCCCTCCCCTCAGCCGCCGGTCTCCAACGACTACGCCTACTACCAGATCATGCCCGCACCGTGTCCGCCCGTCATGGGCTTCTATCAGTCCTTCCCCGGACCCTACCCCGGGTCCGTGCAGGCCGGGGTGGTGAACCCCGTCTCCGCGGCTGACGTCGGCGAGAGACCACATTTCGGACAAGCCTTTGgactgaccaatcagagaggaCGGGCTCTGATCCGGCCCCCTCTGCTGCCCAAG cagcagcagcagcagcagcagcagcagcagcagctgggggcGTGCCACCCTCTCCGGGGCCGGCGCCCCCCCACCAGGAGTGTAGCGGTGCAGAAGGAGGTgtgcggggccccggggcccaacGCTAGAGCCAGGACGGTCCTGCTGGTGGACGCAGCGCAGCAGACCGGTATGCCGTACCACAGCA actTCCCCGGGGAGGTGGCCATGCGAGCGGGCGCGGAGCACGGCAGCCCCCTGTTGTGGAAGAGCCGGCCCAAGAGGAGGCAGGGGTCCAACGGGGGGGCGGAGGGCTACAGCGAgcaggggggcggcgggggagaGGTGGACGTCGACAGCGACAGCGGCTACTGCAGCCCCAAGCACAACCAGACGGCCGCCCAGCACGCCGCCATGGGCACGCCAGCGTCCAcg GGAGTAGAAGCAGGTGTGATGACAG gGAGCTGGGTGAATGTAGCCCCCCAGGCAGCCCAGAAGCCCTGGGGGGAGAGGAATGGCCCCTACcacagaggagaccagaggaagCCCCCTGACCAGAGAGGCTTCCCACAG GATTTCCATGTCGGAGGCTACGCTGGCCGCCTGCAGCACAACCTGAACGCCAACCCCGCAGACAAGAGGCTGTTGCCCGGAGGGGCCCCCGGGTCCCAGGCCGCTCCCGAACCCCTGTACTTTGAG GATGAGGATGAGTTTCCGGAGCTGGCCCCAAGCGGGTTGGCCCAGCGCAACGCCAAGGCGGATTCCAACACGGGGCCAACGCAGACACAAGCCAAGATCCACAAGAACCTG CTGGACAACCTGCCGGAGAACTCCCCCATGAACATCGTGCAGACGCCCATCCCCATCACCACCTCGGTGCCCAAGCGGGCCAAGAGCCAGAGGAAGAAGGCGCTGGCGGCCGCCCTGGCCACGGCCCAGGAGTACTCCGAGATTAGCATGGAGCAGCGCAAACTACAg GAGGCGCTGACCAAGGCGGCGGGCAAGAAGAGCAAGACCCCGGTGCAGCTGGACCTGGGAGACATGCTGGCGGCGCTGGAGAAACACCAGCAGGCCATGAAGGCCCGGCAGCTCACCAACACCAAGCCACTGTCCTTCACAG TGGGGACGACGGCCCCCTTCCACAGCTCGGGCCCCAGTGGTGTGCCGTCCAagggccaccaccaccagcagcaggccGGGCCCCCCTCCCACAACGCCCTGGACTCCACCGCCCCCCGCGTCCGCAGGGGCAAGGAGCGAGAGATGCCCAAGGTCAAGCGTCCCACGGCGCTCAAGAAG ATCATCCTGAAGGAGCGCGAGGGGAAGAAGGGGAAGCCCAGCGTGGAGCCAGGGACCTCGGGCCCCGAGGAGCAGAACCCGGACGAGGAGCTCCACTTCACTGACGACCTCACGCAGGAGCCCGCCTCCCAAGAGG AGAACGGACTGAGCATGCCCAGTGACGCCTCCCTGTCACCGGCGAGTCAGAACTCTCCGTACAGCATCACGCCCGTGTCCCAGGGCTCCCCCGCCAGCTCTGGCATCGGCAGCCCTATGGCGTCCAACGCCATCACCAAGATCCACAGCCGGCGCTTCAGAGA GTACTGCAACCAGGTGCTGAATAAGGAGATAGACGAGAGCGTGACCATGCTGCTGCAGGAGCTGGTGCGCTTCCAGGAGCGCGTGTACCAGAAGGACCCCACCAAGGCCAAGTCAAAGCGGCGGCTGGTCATGGGCCTGCGGGAGGTCACCAAGCACATGAAGCTCAGCAAGATCAAGTGCGTCATCATCTCCCCCAACTGTGAGAAGATCCAGGCCAAAG GTGGGCTGGATGAAGCTCTGTACAACGTGATCGCCATGGCCAGGGAGCAGGAGATCCCCTTCGTGTTCGCCCTGGGCCGGAAGGCTCTGGGGCGCTGCGTCAACAAGCTGGTGCCCGTCAGCGTGGTGGGCATCTTCAACTTCTCGGGGGCCGAG GCCTTGTTCAACCAGCTGGTGTCCCTCACCGAGGAGGCCCGCAAGGCCTACAAGGACATGGTGTCGGccctggagcaggagcaggctgaggaggccCTGAAGAACGTCAAGAAGGTCCCCCACCACATGGGCCACTCCCGCAACccctccgccgcctccgccaTCTCCTTCTGCTCCGTCATCTCCGAGCCCATCTCTGAGGTCAACGAGAAGGAGTACG AGACCAACTGGAGGAGCATGGTGGAGACGTCCGACGCCCAGGAGCCTGCCGAGGCTGAGCCTAGCCGCCTGgcccccgcctccacctccaacgccgccgccgcctcccagAAGGACCACCACAgcccagccgccgccgccagcagcaccaccaccaccagcagccagGTGGTGACCCAGGTGGTGACCCAGGCGTCGCCCGCGCCCCAGCCCAGGGGGAGTGCGTCgacggcgggcggcggcggcggcggcgagcggGAGGAGGGCCGCGTTGACGACCGGCTGGAGCTGGCCTCTCAGCAGAGCACGGAGACGGGCTCCCTGGACGGCAGCTGCCGGGAGCAGCTGCACTcgtccatcacctccaccacctccaccctggtgCCGGgcatgctggaggaggaggacgaggaggaggaggaggaggaggactacaCGCCGGAGCCCATCTCGGTGGAGGTGCCGCCGCTGAGCAGCCGCATCGAGTCCTGGGTCTCCAAGACCCTGGAGAACCTGCAGCTGGGAAAGGACCAGGACAGCACggacgacgaggacgaggacgaggaggagacggcgggacagagcgaggaggagatcgAGTCGGCCGACCTCCCGGATGAGCGGGCTGAAGGCGAGGAGCAGGCGGAGACCAAGAAGAAGGCGGGTTGA
- the secisbp2l gene encoding selenocysteine insertion sequence-binding protein 2-like isoform X1, with protein sequence MDASDNKDVKLSAEVEPFIPQRKGVEGHLVRMSLPGESGGNNNNNISSSNNNNGGGGGGGGGGGGGVETTPIPSYLITCYPFVQENQPNRQHTAMYNGGELRWQQPNPSPGGPYLAYPIMPSPQPPVSNDYAYYQIMPAPCPPVMGFYQSFPGPYPGSVQAGVVNPVSAADVGERPHFGQAFGLTNQRGRALIRPPLLPKQQQQQQQQQQQLGACHPLRGRRPPTRSVAVQKEVCGAPGPNARARTVLLVDAAQQTGMPYHSNFPGEVAMRAGAEHGSPLLWKSRPKRRQGSNGGAEGYSEQGGGGGEVDVDSDSGYCSPKHNQTAAQHAAMGTPASTGVEAGVMTAGSWVNVAPQAAQKPWGERNGPYHRGDQRKPPDQRGFPQDFHVGGYAGRLQHNLNANPADKRLLPGGAPGSQAAPEPLYFEDEDEFPELAPSGLAQRNAKADSNTGPTQTQAKIHKNLLDNLPENSPMNIVQTPIPITTSVPKRAKSQRKKALAAALATAQEYSEISMEQRKLQEALTKAAGKKSKTPVQLDLGDMLAALEKHQQAMKARQLTNTKPLSFTVGTTAPFHSSGPSGVPSKGHHHQQQAGPPSHNALDSTAPRVRRGKEREMPKVKRPTALKKIILKEREGKKGKPSVEPGTSGPEEQNPDEELHFTDDLTQEPASQEENGLSMPSDASLSPASQNSPYSITPVSQGSPASSGIGSPMASNAITKIHSRRFREYCNQVLNKEIDESVTMLLQELVRFQERVYQKDPTKAKSKRRLVMGLREVTKHMKLSKIKCVIISPNCEKIQAKGGLDEALYNVIAMAREQEIPFVFALGRKALGRCVNKLVPVSVVGIFNFSGAEALFNQLVSLTEEARKAYKDMVSALEQEQAEEALKNVKKVPHHMGHSRNPSAASAISFCSVISEPISEVNEKEYETNWRSMVETSDAQEPAEAEPSRLAPASTSNAAAASQKDHHSPAAAASSTTTTSSQVVTQVVTQASPAPQPRGSASTAGGGGGGEREEGRVDDRLELASQQSTETGSLDGSCREQLHSSITSTTSTLVPGMLEEEDEEEEEEEDYTPEPISVEVPPLSSRIESWVSKTLENLQLGKDQDSTDDEDEDEEETAGQSEEEIESADLPDERAEGEEQAETKKKAG encoded by the exons ATGGATGCAAGTGACAACAAG GATGTAAAACTATCGGCAGAAGTGGAACCGTTCATCCCACAGAGGAAAGGTGTGGAAGGGCACTTGGTCAGAATGAGTCTCCCTGGAGAGTCTgggggcaacaacaacaacaacatcagcagcagcaacaacaacaacggcggtggtggtggaggcggaggcggaggaggaggaggagtcgagACAACCCCCATCCCCAGCTACCTCATCACCTGTTACCCCTTCGTCCAGGAGAACCAGCCCAACAG GCAGCACACGGCGATGTACAACGGAGGAGAGCTGCGCTGGCAGCAGCCCAACCCCAGCCCCGGTGGGCCGTACCTGGCCTACCCCATCATGCCCTCCCCTCAGCCGCCGGTCTCCAACGACTACGCCTACTACCAGATCATGCCCGCACCGTGTCCGCCCGTCATGGGCTTCTATCAGTCCTTCCCCGGACCCTACCCCGGGTCCGTGCAGGCCGGGGTGGTGAACCCCGTCTCCGCGGCTGACGTCGGCGAGAGACCACATTTCGGACAAGCCTTTGgactgaccaatcagagaggaCGGGCTCTGATCCGGCCCCCTCTGCTGCCCAAG cagcagcagcagcagcagcagcagcagcagcagctgggggcGTGCCACCCTCTCCGGGGCCGGCGCCCCCCCACCAGGAGTGTAGCGGTGCAGAAGGAGGTgtgcggggccccggggcccaacGCTAGAGCCAGGACGGTCCTGCTGGTGGACGCAGCGCAGCAGACCGGTATGCCGTACCACAGCA actTCCCCGGGGAGGTGGCCATGCGAGCGGGCGCGGAGCACGGCAGCCCCCTGTTGTGGAAGAGCCGGCCCAAGAGGAGGCAGGGGTCCAACGGGGGGGCGGAGGGCTACAGCGAgcaggggggcggcgggggagaGGTGGACGTCGACAGCGACAGCGGCTACTGCAGCCCCAAGCACAACCAGACGGCCGCCCAGCACGCCGCCATGGGCACGCCAGCGTCCAcg GGAGTAGAAGCAGGTGTGATGACAG caggGAGCTGGGTGAATGTAGCCCCCCAGGCAGCCCAGAAGCCCTGGGGGGAGAGGAATGGCCCCTACcacagaggagaccagaggaagCCCCCTGACCAGAGAGGCTTCCCACAG GATTTCCATGTCGGAGGCTACGCTGGCCGCCTGCAGCACAACCTGAACGCCAACCCCGCAGACAAGAGGCTGTTGCCCGGAGGGGCCCCCGGGTCCCAGGCCGCTCCCGAACCCCTGTACTTTGAG GATGAGGATGAGTTTCCGGAGCTGGCCCCAAGCGGGTTGGCCCAGCGCAACGCCAAGGCGGATTCCAACACGGGGCCAACGCAGACACAAGCCAAGATCCACAAGAACCTG CTGGACAACCTGCCGGAGAACTCCCCCATGAACATCGTGCAGACGCCCATCCCCATCACCACCTCGGTGCCCAAGCGGGCCAAGAGCCAGAGGAAGAAGGCGCTGGCGGCCGCCCTGGCCACGGCCCAGGAGTACTCCGAGATTAGCATGGAGCAGCGCAAACTACAg GAGGCGCTGACCAAGGCGGCGGGCAAGAAGAGCAAGACCCCGGTGCAGCTGGACCTGGGAGACATGCTGGCGGCGCTGGAGAAACACCAGCAGGCCATGAAGGCCCGGCAGCTCACCAACACCAAGCCACTGTCCTTCACAG TGGGGACGACGGCCCCCTTCCACAGCTCGGGCCCCAGTGGTGTGCCGTCCAagggccaccaccaccagcagcaggccGGGCCCCCCTCCCACAACGCCCTGGACTCCACCGCCCCCCGCGTCCGCAGGGGCAAGGAGCGAGAGATGCCCAAGGTCAAGCGTCCCACGGCGCTCAAGAAG ATCATCCTGAAGGAGCGCGAGGGGAAGAAGGGGAAGCCCAGCGTGGAGCCAGGGACCTCGGGCCCCGAGGAGCAGAACCCGGACGAGGAGCTCCACTTCACTGACGACCTCACGCAGGAGCCCGCCTCCCAAGAGG AGAACGGACTGAGCATGCCCAGTGACGCCTCCCTGTCACCGGCGAGTCAGAACTCTCCGTACAGCATCACGCCCGTGTCCCAGGGCTCCCCCGCCAGCTCTGGCATCGGCAGCCCTATGGCGTCCAACGCCATCACCAAGATCCACAGCCGGCGCTTCAGAGA GTACTGCAACCAGGTGCTGAATAAGGAGATAGACGAGAGCGTGACCATGCTGCTGCAGGAGCTGGTGCGCTTCCAGGAGCGCGTGTACCAGAAGGACCCCACCAAGGCCAAGTCAAAGCGGCGGCTGGTCATGGGCCTGCGGGAGGTCACCAAGCACATGAAGCTCAGCAAGATCAAGTGCGTCATCATCTCCCCCAACTGTGAGAAGATCCAGGCCAAAG GTGGGCTGGATGAAGCTCTGTACAACGTGATCGCCATGGCCAGGGAGCAGGAGATCCCCTTCGTGTTCGCCCTGGGCCGGAAGGCTCTGGGGCGCTGCGTCAACAAGCTGGTGCCCGTCAGCGTGGTGGGCATCTTCAACTTCTCGGGGGCCGAG GCCTTGTTCAACCAGCTGGTGTCCCTCACCGAGGAGGCCCGCAAGGCCTACAAGGACATGGTGTCGGccctggagcaggagcaggctgaggaggccCTGAAGAACGTCAAGAAGGTCCCCCACCACATGGGCCACTCCCGCAACccctccgccgcctccgccaTCTCCTTCTGCTCCGTCATCTCCGAGCCCATCTCTGAGGTCAACGAGAAGGAGTACG AGACCAACTGGAGGAGCATGGTGGAGACGTCCGACGCCCAGGAGCCTGCCGAGGCTGAGCCTAGCCGCCTGgcccccgcctccacctccaacgccgccgccgcctcccagAAGGACCACCACAgcccagccgccgccgccagcagcaccaccaccaccagcagccagGTGGTGACCCAGGTGGTGACCCAGGCGTCGCCCGCGCCCCAGCCCAGGGGGAGTGCGTCgacggcgggcggcggcggcggcggcgagcggGAGGAGGGCCGCGTTGACGACCGGCTGGAGCTGGCCTCTCAGCAGAGCACGGAGACGGGCTCCCTGGACGGCAGCTGCCGGGAGCAGCTGCACTcgtccatcacctccaccacctccaccctggtgCCGGgcatgctggaggaggaggacgaggaggaggaggaggaggaggactacaCGCCGGAGCCCATCTCGGTGGAGGTGCCGCCGCTGAGCAGCCGCATCGAGTCCTGGGTCTCCAAGACCCTGGAGAACCTGCAGCTGGGAAAGGACCAGGACAGCACggacgacgaggacgaggacgaggaggagacggcgggacagagcgaggaggagatcgAGTCGGCCGACCTCCCGGATGAGCGGGCTGAAGGCGAGGAGCAGGCGGAGACCAAGAAGAAGGCGGGTTGA
- the secisbp2l gene encoding selenocysteine insertion sequence-binding protein 2-like isoform X8 codes for MDASDNKDVKLSAEVEPFIPQRKGVEGHLVRMSLPGESGGNNNNNISSSNNNNGGGGGGGGGGGGGVETTPIPSYLITCYPFVQENQPNRQHTAMYNGGELRWQQPNPSPGGPYLAYPIMPSPQPPVSNDYAYYQIMPAPCPPVMGFYQSFPGPYPGSVQAGVVNPVSAADVGERPHFGQAFGLTNQRGRALIRPPLLPKQQQQQQQQQQQLGACHPLRGRRPPTRSVAVQKEVCGAPGPNARARTVLLVDAAQQTDFPGEVAMRAGAEHGSPLLWKSRPKRRQGSNGGAEGYSEQGGGGGEVDVDSDSGYCSPKHNQTAAQHAAMGTPASTGVEAGVMTGSWVNVAPQAAQKPWGERNGPYHRGDQRKPPDQRGFPQDFHVGGYAGRLQHNLNANPADKRLLPGGAPGSQAAPEPLYFEDEDEFPELAPSGLAQRNAKADSNTGPTQTQAKIHKNLLDNLPENSPMNIVQTPIPITTSVPKRAKSQRKKALAAALATAQEYSEISMEQRKLQEALTKAAGKKSKTPVQLDLGDMLAALEKHQQAMKARQLTNTKPLSFTVGTTAPFHSSGPSGVPSKGHHHQQQAGPPSHNALDSTAPRVRRGKEREMPKVKRPTALKKIILKEREGKKGKPSVEPGTSGPEEQNPDEELHFTDDLTQEPASQEENGLSMPSDASLSPASQNSPYSITPVSQGSPASSGIGSPMASNAITKIHSRRFREYCNQVLNKEIDESVTMLLQELVRFQERVYQKDPTKAKSKRRLVMGLREVTKHMKLSKIKCVIISPNCEKIQAKGGLDEALYNVIAMAREQEIPFVFALGRKALGRCVNKLVPVSVVGIFNFSGAEALFNQLVSLTEEARKAYKDMVSALEQEQAEEALKNVKKVPHHMGHSRNPSAASAISFCSVISEPISEVNEKEYETNWRSMVETSDAQEPAEAEPSRLAPASTSNAAAASQKDHHSPAAAASSTTTTSSQVVTQVVTQASPAPQPRGSASTAGGGGGGEREEGRVDDRLELASQQSTETGSLDGSCREQLHSSITSTTSTLVPGMLEEEDEEEEEEEDYTPEPISVEVPPLSSRIESWVSKTLENLQLGKDQDSTDDEDEDEEETAGQSEEEIESADLPDERAEGEEQAETKKKAG; via the exons ATGGATGCAAGTGACAACAAG GATGTAAAACTATCGGCAGAAGTGGAACCGTTCATCCCACAGAGGAAAGGTGTGGAAGGGCACTTGGTCAGAATGAGTCTCCCTGGAGAGTCTgggggcaacaacaacaacaacatcagcagcagcaacaacaacaacggcggtggtggtggaggcggaggcggaggaggaggaggagtcgagACAACCCCCATCCCCAGCTACCTCATCACCTGTTACCCCTTCGTCCAGGAGAACCAGCCCAACAG GCAGCACACGGCGATGTACAACGGAGGAGAGCTGCGCTGGCAGCAGCCCAACCCCAGCCCCGGTGGGCCGTACCTGGCCTACCCCATCATGCCCTCCCCTCAGCCGCCGGTCTCCAACGACTACGCCTACTACCAGATCATGCCCGCACCGTGTCCGCCCGTCATGGGCTTCTATCAGTCCTTCCCCGGACCCTACCCCGGGTCCGTGCAGGCCGGGGTGGTGAACCCCGTCTCCGCGGCTGACGTCGGCGAGAGACCACATTTCGGACAAGCCTTTGgactgaccaatcagagaggaCGGGCTCTGATCCGGCCCCCTCTGCTGCCCAAG cagcagcagcagcagcagcagcagcagcagcagctgggggcGTGCCACCCTCTCCGGGGCCGGCGCCCCCCCACCAGGAGTGTAGCGGTGCAGAAGGAGGTgtgcggggccccggggcccaacGCTAGAGCCAGGACGGTCCTGCTGGTGGACGCAGCGCAGCAGACCG actTCCCCGGGGAGGTGGCCATGCGAGCGGGCGCGGAGCACGGCAGCCCCCTGTTGTGGAAGAGCCGGCCCAAGAGGAGGCAGGGGTCCAACGGGGGGGCGGAGGGCTACAGCGAgcaggggggcggcgggggagaGGTGGACGTCGACAGCGACAGCGGCTACTGCAGCCCCAAGCACAACCAGACGGCCGCCCAGCACGCCGCCATGGGCACGCCAGCGTCCAcg GGAGTAGAAGCAGGTGTGATGACAG gGAGCTGGGTGAATGTAGCCCCCCAGGCAGCCCAGAAGCCCTGGGGGGAGAGGAATGGCCCCTACcacagaggagaccagaggaagCCCCCTGACCAGAGAGGCTTCCCACAG GATTTCCATGTCGGAGGCTACGCTGGCCGCCTGCAGCACAACCTGAACGCCAACCCCGCAGACAAGAGGCTGTTGCCCGGAGGGGCCCCCGGGTCCCAGGCCGCTCCCGAACCCCTGTACTTTGAG GATGAGGATGAGTTTCCGGAGCTGGCCCCAAGCGGGTTGGCCCAGCGCAACGCCAAGGCGGATTCCAACACGGGGCCAACGCAGACACAAGCCAAGATCCACAAGAACCTG CTGGACAACCTGCCGGAGAACTCCCCCATGAACATCGTGCAGACGCCCATCCCCATCACCACCTCGGTGCCCAAGCGGGCCAAGAGCCAGAGGAAGAAGGCGCTGGCGGCCGCCCTGGCCACGGCCCAGGAGTACTCCGAGATTAGCATGGAGCAGCGCAAACTACAg GAGGCGCTGACCAAGGCGGCGGGCAAGAAGAGCAAGACCCCGGTGCAGCTGGACCTGGGAGACATGCTGGCGGCGCTGGAGAAACACCAGCAGGCCATGAAGGCCCGGCAGCTCACCAACACCAAGCCACTGTCCTTCACAG TGGGGACGACGGCCCCCTTCCACAGCTCGGGCCCCAGTGGTGTGCCGTCCAagggccaccaccaccagcagcaggccGGGCCCCCCTCCCACAACGCCCTGGACTCCACCGCCCCCCGCGTCCGCAGGGGCAAGGAGCGAGAGATGCCCAAGGTCAAGCGTCCCACGGCGCTCAAGAAG ATCATCCTGAAGGAGCGCGAGGGGAAGAAGGGGAAGCCCAGCGTGGAGCCAGGGACCTCGGGCCCCGAGGAGCAGAACCCGGACGAGGAGCTCCACTTCACTGACGACCTCACGCAGGAGCCCGCCTCCCAAGAGG AGAACGGACTGAGCATGCCCAGTGACGCCTCCCTGTCACCGGCGAGTCAGAACTCTCCGTACAGCATCACGCCCGTGTCCCAGGGCTCCCCCGCCAGCTCTGGCATCGGCAGCCCTATGGCGTCCAACGCCATCACCAAGATCCACAGCCGGCGCTTCAGAGA GTACTGCAACCAGGTGCTGAATAAGGAGATAGACGAGAGCGTGACCATGCTGCTGCAGGAGCTGGTGCGCTTCCAGGAGCGCGTGTACCAGAAGGACCCCACCAAGGCCAAGTCAAAGCGGCGGCTGGTCATGGGCCTGCGGGAGGTCACCAAGCACATGAAGCTCAGCAAGATCAAGTGCGTCATCATCTCCCCCAACTGTGAGAAGATCCAGGCCAAAG GTGGGCTGGATGAAGCTCTGTACAACGTGATCGCCATGGCCAGGGAGCAGGAGATCCCCTTCGTGTTCGCCCTGGGCCGGAAGGCTCTGGGGCGCTGCGTCAACAAGCTGGTGCCCGTCAGCGTGGTGGGCATCTTCAACTTCTCGGGGGCCGAG GCCTTGTTCAACCAGCTGGTGTCCCTCACCGAGGAGGCCCGCAAGGCCTACAAGGACATGGTGTCGGccctggagcaggagcaggctgaggaggccCTGAAGAACGTCAAGAAGGTCCCCCACCACATGGGCCACTCCCGCAACccctccgccgcctccgccaTCTCCTTCTGCTCCGTCATCTCCGAGCCCATCTCTGAGGTCAACGAGAAGGAGTACG AGACCAACTGGAGGAGCATGGTGGAGACGTCCGACGCCCAGGAGCCTGCCGAGGCTGAGCCTAGCCGCCTGgcccccgcctccacctccaacgccgccgccgcctcccagAAGGACCACCACAgcccagccgccgccgccagcagcaccaccaccaccagcagccagGTGGTGACCCAGGTGGTGACCCAGGCGTCGCCCGCGCCCCAGCCCAGGGGGAGTGCGTCgacggcgggcggcggcggcggcggcgagcggGAGGAGGGCCGCGTTGACGACCGGCTGGAGCTGGCCTCTCAGCAGAGCACGGAGACGGGCTCCCTGGACGGCAGCTGCCGGGAGCAGCTGCACTcgtccatcacctccaccacctccaccctggtgCCGGgcatgctggaggaggaggacgaggaggaggaggaggaggaggactacaCGCCGGAGCCCATCTCGGTGGAGGTGCCGCCGCTGAGCAGCCGCATCGAGTCCTGGGTCTCCAAGACCCTGGAGAACCTGCAGCTGGGAAAGGACCAGGACAGCACggacgacgaggacgaggacgaggaggagacggcgggacagagcgaggaggagatcgAGTCGGCCGACCTCCCGGATGAGCGGGCTGAAGGCGAGGAGCAGGCGGAGACCAAGAAGAAGGCGGGTTGA